A stretch of DNA from Triticum dicoccoides isolate Atlit2015 ecotype Zavitan chromosome 2A, WEW_v2.0, whole genome shotgun sequence:
TTGCACCTATGGTATGAGGAGTACGACAAATTTTACAAATAGAACATATATAATTTGTGGTAGCAGAATTACATTTAGTACTGAATATTTGATGCATAGTCCTTATTCCGTATGGAGCGAAGTCTATAACCTTTATATCCAAAGCAGTTTCACTTTGATACTAGGCAATGGGTATGCAAAGCTTTGCCACTTTCTGAAGTGCGTTGAAACAGGAGTTCCAGTTCTTGATTTTTCAAGAAACTGAAGAGGAGCGTTTGAGGAAAGAGGAGAAGTGGGAGGCACAGGAAGCAAAGAATTGGagaagggagagggaaaaggagaagtttctcAAGAAGAGTACTAGAAACGCCTTACCAGTAGGCTTTCGTTGCAATGTTTTCATGGATTATTGGATGAGTCTTCCTCTTGATTGTTTTTTCAGGTAAATTCATGATCACGTTGAAAATATGTGATGCATAAATGGAGTTTTGTGTGCAACCTGATTTATTCTGCCTTTTTTAGATTTTTGTTTGGAATTAATATTCAGTACAACCAGTGCCAAAGTATattgatcaacagatcaacttctaAATCATTCATCATTTTTTAATGCTTTGTATGACAGGTTCAGTAACATGATGACATCCGATTAATATCTTGCTGTTCAGGAGGTTTTGACTATATGAAAAATATTGTTTTCTTGCCAGTGAAGATTAGCATGTTTGTACGGCTACCCTAGAGTAAATTGCCGTATTCAGATCAATTGTTGGATTATGTCATGAACTGCTAAAAGATAGTGATGATCCCTTGAGTCTATTATAAGTACCATTTTAGTTTGATGTCCATTTTATTGATTTGTTTATGATGATAATTGAGAAATAAAGAAGCATTGTGGCATATCAAATATTATCATACATGGAAAATATCCTTTGGAACATGGTGGTAATTACATCTGGttatgtattttattttattttaaattcAGAAAAAGTTAAAACGTTTCAAAACTTTTTCCCAACAAACTTGATTTGTCATTTCTGTCGTACAAAACTATTCTGTGACAAAATTTTGACAAATATTCTCTGACAATAGCATGAACAGGATGGTGTATATAGCGACAATTTTTTTTACGTCCACAACAACATGAAAGTCATTTCTTGGGAAAAGAATTTATGTTGGTGCAACGTGAAAAACATTATTATTGGAGATATATCATGTATGAATGAAAAACTATGTAAATATCAACCCGTATTTTGATAATTATTTGATGACAagtgagacgtgcgttgcacgtgcaagcttactaatTCCTGTAAAAATAGATTAAGAGGTTAATTAATTAGTCATCCCTTTGAATAGTAATGCTCACCTTTTGTGATATTTGGATTGGATGGTGAACTTCAGAAACTCACCTCATCTCCCCTTCTTCCTAACGTATACCCCCTTCGCTAGTCTCATGAAGACGAGATCTCTGAAGAATCAAGATAGTACCTGTAGAAAGAAAATAGTTATGTACCAGTAGGAAGCAACCCTATGCATGTCCTCACTCGTTAATAATCTCAGGCCATGATTGCATCAGCATCCAATTGTTTTCGGTCTGCTACATGGATCAATTAGTTTGGAATAATGACCAAAATATCAAACTACTGGATGAGATTGTTTTCAGTCTGCAAGACAGATCATTTTTCTTGAAATAATCACAAAGCTATCAAACTACTAGATGGAATGAACTATAGGGGGTGCTATTCGAATGAAACTATCGGCATGCAGAAGTACAACTTTCAGCAATGGTAATAAATAGAATGACCTAGACGCATGCCAAGCAATGTGAAAATGAATGTTCTTTGCGTAAACATTTCTTCAGCTTTAGCTAGTAACAAATATGTAATTCGCCATATGATATCAATACAGTGGAACATATAAGTACGTTCTTTTCCAAAACATAGCACAAGGAACCAAACCATCCAATTGGTCAGTTCGCATAAAATCAATCCACATACTTGTCATGTAGCAGACATTTTTACCTTTGATAAACTAAGTAATTAACATTCGCAGCTATTGTTATATTTTCTTGTTAGGAAAAGCAATCAAAATTCCCAAAGGCGTTAAGTTGTCACATAGTTGTATGTCTGTGTGTCTTGTCCAGAAGGTttaagcaactgccaaatgtggccTTTAAGCAAGTTGAGATTACTTTTTGCGGAGAATAAATATGATCCCAAAAGAATAATTCCCTATGGCGGCTTGGAAAATAAATGCGCTGCCGAGTAATTAACTTCATAATTATGCACACAAGCCAACCATAATCAAGCACACAAGTCATCTGCATCTTCCCCTAAAAAAATTCATCTACATTAGTACCGTTACACTAACATGTCGCAACAACACGTTATTTCAGCATTATTCCCTTGGAATATGTACAGTGTAGTGATGAATGTGTGGAACAAAAAAGAGAGGTGGCATTATGTTTGGTACCTTGAAGAAGGCCTTGTTCTTGAGCTGGTTGTCCAGTGCTCATGAACTGAAAGAAACAAGAAGACCAGGATGAATAAACAACCAAACGACACACAACTTGCTGATATTATAGGCCCTGCCGATTGATTCGCAGACAAGCAAAACGTCAATCAGACCTCATCGAACTGTACTTGGACGCTGATGGCATGATCGGGGCTAAGGACCATCTTGTCCAGCGTCTCCATGACGGCCCTGCCGACGGCGGACTGCCAGTACAACTCAAACGCCCCTGCCATCCCTACTCTGAACCCTCTCCCTGCTAATCAACATTATCAGAATTCAGAACAACACCAACATTTTCAATTCCAGTCAGACGGACACACCGTCACGCTGGAATCCAAAAAAATCAAGCAGATAATATGCAATGATTTCTCTGTTCTTAATACACTTGTTGCCATGCTTGTGTTGTACAGTCTGTACAACATCTGAAAGTGTTGTATTTTAGCTTTGCATGGTGAACAATGTATGCACGGGGAGTCGGGGATCCTAAAAATTCAATCTAATGACATGGTATAACCATCCAAGTACGCACCCATGCATCATCATGAAGTAGTGGAATAAGAATGAAGTAGTGGAATAAGACACCTGAGAGTTGAAGGGATCAGACTTGCATTGTTGAATTAGCACCACAACCAAGCCAGGTCGTAGGTGTGGGTCACGGTGGTGAAGGTGGACTGAATCCGCCTGGATACAGATTTCCCGTGCATTGCTGGACCATATATTTGTGATCCTTCAACTGTAGTTACACGTGTGTTCAGTAGAGGTAGCATCGCAGTGCTGTATAATCGAAATCAGACCATCTTGGCGATGTACCGTGGAAGGGCACCTTACAAAGTTGTACGTGCTTTCACCATGAACTTGTAGGAGCACCCCATGTTGTTGAGCGTTGTTGAGCGGCCCGCCGGCGTGGTCCTTGCAGAGATCCTTGACGAAGACCTGCCATGCCCAAATCGAAACCATCATCAGCGCAGGCGCAGCCACTTGGATTGACACAGATCAGGGGAGATTCCAACAATTTGTTTATCTATTAACGGACAGAGGGAGGTGGTTCTATTTTTCTTCCAACAATTGGTTGCTGTGAATTGTTGtaagaggtggatcaaggcttttgacacccaaccatttggtcaactaaaaaaaatataaaacagccataacttttgcatacgacatcgaaagaaaagttttatatatcacaAAAAACTAGAGGAAAATTGGGACTCAATTTCACCCGGGTTTACCCGGTGAAGTTTTCTCAGATTCTCAAAATTCTAAAAGTAAAAAAAAGTTATTTCAAATCAAAAATAATAATTTTAAAAATTAATtttatttaaaaataaataaatgatgtAATATTTGGATTCCTCACATTTTTTTGATAATAATGGATGTATTATTTGTCGAATTTCGATTTACAGATTTAAAGGTATTAATTATGTCATATTAAATGAATAAATggcaaaaaaatgaataaaataatATTATTACTTACTTTATTTTCATTGAAATTCAATATTATTAGTacttattttgtttattttaataataTTATCACGGATTCAAATGATATAGCAGTCCGTTCCACAACCAACAACTTAATTTTCATTTCGCGCGCTGTAGCTTGACTTAGTTGAGGAGGCCGTTTGAAGCTGACGGAGCAGTACCTTTATCTTCTTCTACAAAGTAGCACTAGCGATAAAACGGAGGCATGCAAGCAGAGtttttaggccctgtttggttcataagttctaggactttttctagtctcaactaaaaagtctctagtccatAAAAAGTCCCTTTCTgtttgtttccagagattaaaaagTTCCTAGTCCCTTCCTAGAGATTATTAAATGATCATATTCTCCCTAGTATATAGAAGAATAACAATTAAACAACACCATGGGATGGCGGGCCATTGAATGCAtgaaggggcattgttggaaaagtctcaaaaaagactctccttgagagtcttcttcatttagtcccaaatgcctagtttagtccctaaaaagtccctctcatttggtaaaaaagtctctaagagagactttttctagtccctacacaaataagttcctggaaacaaacacccccttactCGATCGGCCTaacatagtaataagtgatgcatgaAGCAATACGTTGGCAGCTTCGCACCCAACCAGGATACGAATAAATCAATTTACTCTAGCATTGGATAGAAGCCGTCGTCAAGCGTAGGGCAGCATGCATGCGTGCAAAAACGTACGTACGGAAAAATAATTACATATGTAGCATTTTTTTCTATATATGATAATGAAAATACGAACGTAGATTTGATCGAGAACATTTGGCGGCTGATTCAGTCAAGGGACACTTTATAAAAATGGAAACACTTCCAGCGGCCGGTCACACGATATAACGCAAGCGCGAAACTGGTGGGAACTCGGATCGGTGGAGAATCAGATTGCGCGGCGGCAGCGGAGAGCCGATGGCGTGCAgagcgcggcggcggggcgggtgGTATGACATGGCGGCGCGAGAACGCCACCACGTTGTCGGTTGGCAGTTATCGCCGACGGTGGCGGAAACGCTCGGTGTTAGCGAGGCAGGGGGCGCCACCGAAGCTGTGGGCTGGAGGCGAGGGTGCTGCGAAAGATGCGCGGAGGCGTAGCGCCGGGAGTGGGGGGCGAAAAGGCACATGGCCCTTCGCCGGAGGGGTCGCGTACATGCTCACAGTAGCGACATTAACACGCCCCTtgtaaaaaagaaaaactaatCAAGGAACATGTATGGAGTAGTGTTTGATAACCATAGAACATACTTCAACCGTTTCAAAATAGACGAGTCAACTTTATACTAAGTTTAGTATaaacttagtacaaagttgagtcgtcaaaacggagggagtatttaatttGAGGGCTATGGTATATAAATTAAATTATAAGCTATATATAGTATAAATGGGTACACTGCACGCACGGACAGCCTTATTTTCACGACATCGTCTTATTCATCTTATGTAACAAACTTTATTCTCCACACTCATTGTATGTACGCGTATTTATGCTGGTGGTGGTATCGTCCGCTACTAGCTACGATGATACCTTCTTCCTCATGGGCAGAAGGTaacctggtagctgttgttgttgCCGTTACAGGCGTGGTTCTTGGTGTCATCGGTCGGGAAGAGGTAGGCGTCGGGGCACTTGTCGGCCTGGCACACCAGGTTGGGCCCGTTGCTGCAGGAGAATGACAACGGCACGTTGAAGCCGTCGATGACAGAGATGTCGTAAAAGTCCTGGCCGTTGCCGATGGTGGACTCGGCCAGGGTCAGCGGCGGCTGCCCGGACAGCGTGCACGTCAGCGCACCGCCGCAGTCGGCAGTCTGGCAGCTCCCGGAGTTGCCGTTGAAGTTGCAGCCCGTGCGGCCCCACACCCTGCCGGAGGGCGTGTTCGCGGGGACGTCGAGGGTCCACGTCTCGCCGGTGTTGAGCTGCCGACCGCCGCCGATCGGGGTGGCCGCCGGCCACACCGTGTAGGGGCAGTTGTTCTTGATGTTGAACGTCGCCGCGTTCGTGCTGGCAGCGAACACGGCAAGGAAGAGGACCATGGAGGCGGCTGCTGCCAGGTGGGACGAAGCCATTTCAAGTTGCTTTGCTTCTGTGTCGTCTACACGTGGTTTGGTAGTAGTGCGGGATGACTGATGTGCTAGGGACGAAGGGGCATGGGTATTTATAGATGGCCGGGACTCCGGGATGGAAGGACAACTGGGATAAAGTCAAGGATGGTGTCCTTGAGTCAATTCGTGTGACTTGGAAATTTCCACGCATTCATCTCTACTACTATAATGCATcagttttgaaattggatttacACTCCACTCTTGTTTCCCGCCAAGTAACACAAACTCACTTCTAGCCGTTGATTTCACCACATATCCCCTTATCCACCCTTCATCAGCCCTTAGCTTCACTGAATCGGACGGCTGCAATCAGTTGGATTCGTCACCACTCCCTTCCCGCGCTGTCTCCCGCGCGCTCGCGCATTCGGAAGCTACTCGCACCTTCCCGATAGCTCCACGGCTCACGACGTTTAGAATAATTTAACTGAAACAGAGCCCTGCGCACGCGCTCTGCTGGAACGGAAAAGActgcataccttcaagcttcatccCGATttcaaaaggaaaaaacaaaaaccttCATCCCGGGCTAGCCCAAGGCTATCATCCTGCCACAACTCCATCCCCGTTGTCTCCCATTGCCTGTATCTCCCCACTCACATCTtgctaaaattccatttccatctgctTGCAGAGTACCTCAACTCTTTGACGACCTTGCTATTGAGATCGCAGGGCTTGGTTGTTCTGAAGTGTGCCACTCTTGCGCCCCGTCTCCGTTCATTCAGATTCGCGCGTCTTCGTCTCTTCGCTCTCTCCAGCCGCGCCGTACACCGGCAAGCCGCCATGTACAATACACATTCTTTGTGCGGACGGCCAACAGCACGGGAGGAAAGCACAGGTGAGTTGCTCCTTCTCTACAttcccgtttttctttttctgttgatGGTTATGAGTTTGGAGAATTCCTTTATGTCAGATTGCTTCCTGTCATTAGGATTAGCTGGTTATACCTTGTTGATTTTCTTGGCTATTTCTTTGCGTGCAAGGTGTTTGCGTTTTTGACTAAGCCAGTGTAAGTTGCAGATTCTGTACGTAGACTACAAAAGCTACTATGTTTTGAGATAAGTGTGTCACGAAAGATGATTTGATTATTTTTCTTGATTTTTTATGACTCTGCTATTTTATTTGGGCCATTTCGTTGttcacatttaaaatatttattttgATAGAAATATGATTGACACTCATTACTGACGGACATCAACTGCGATAATGAATTCATATTTTCTGTTTACCCATGAAAAAATGATTGTTGGCTAAAgaacattctctctctctctctgtctctctctctttgtctctctctctctctctttccccctctctctctctctctgcatgcCCTGAAATGTAAATTCCAGTTTAGTACCAATCTTTTCTTGTGTGTGTCTCATTAAGCTGATGATTGTAGATCAATATCGTCACCTAACTGAACAAACCGGTGTTGTACCAACGGATCCTTCTCAACGCAAACGTTACCGTGATCGGGTTAGGTATATGCAGATGACGCCACAACAGAGAGAAGCTTATTTGAAAAGGAATCGTGAGTACAAACGAATCGAGCGAGGTGACAGTGCAATTAGTAAGACTGTGCAACCCGTAAGAGGGGAGACCAATATGAGTACCAATGATAACACACACTTGCCAACTGAATCTTCTACGACGCCAGAAGGTACTTTGTTGTGTGATGATAAGTAAAATAAGCATCTTCATTATACATGATTAGGTGGTGACATTAGTCTGCAATTTGTGTGCCAGGGGAAGAAGTAGCCGTGACTATGTTACAAGAACAAGAAAGCCTTCCATTTTCAGGTTCTATGACACACAGTTCAGGGGTCCATCAAAGTAGGTGTCTGACAAAAAGGAAACGAGGTTGATAAAAATATATTAATTCAGTACTAATACATTTCTGTTTACTAATATTACAGACTAATTTGTTTGTTGTAATGTCAAAAACAGTGACAACAGTCGATAGTTATGATGTGTCTGCATCTGACCAAAGCGTCCTTGTTCAGCCAAACATGTGCCACCCAAAAAAGGGTACTCAGCTGAAGATCAGTCCATCTGGAATTTCTGTATCTCCTATTGCTTCGGAAGGCCAAGCTGTAATTGATGCGCAAAAAAATAACAGTGGATGTAAGCGGCGACACGGCACTAGATGGTATTCCCAATTGGCACCTGAACAAAAAGAAGCATATTTACAAAGAGGCCGTGAGTATAAAAGAAGAAGAAAGTCTCAAGACGCAAGTTGCAGCCATGCACAAGATACATCTGATGGGGCAATCAGTAGTAATTTACAAAATACAGTTGGATATACTCATGTGCAACTACAAGGTCATACCAGCCGTCAACATGAAGATCTCATCTACCTGCCAAAGGATTCTTTTCCTGCCATTCAAGGTAATCTCAGTACCAACTAGCATTTATCTATTATATTGGTCCATATAAAACATTGTGTGACGTATATGATGATTCGACAATCAACAGATAACATTGGGGAAACAGGAGAAATGCTTGGATATAATGATGACCCTGATGAAGAAATTCGTATGTTTAGTGGGCATggtaagtattactgtacttaatCGACAATATTACTTTTAAATATGATTTGTATTTCTAATCTAGCCTAATAAAAAATGCAGGTTTTGAATTTCAGTCGTATTTAGAAAATAATAATGCCCAAAGTTGCATTCAGGCAGATCCATATGATCATATATATCAAAATTTACCCACTGATTATCATCTTCTAGGTCCAGTTCCTGACTGTAGGCATTGCAATGCAAAAAGGTTCCAGTATGAGAAACCAACGTTTTGTTGCATGGGTGGAAAAGTTAAAATAGTAACTCCACCAGTCCCTGATGAATTACGTCGACTGTACAGCAGCCAAGATCCAGATGCGAAGCATTTCCGGGATAACATACGTTACTTCAATTCTCACTTCTCCTTTACATCTCTTGGTGTTGTCTTGGATCAACGTTTTTGCAATAACAGATCTGGAGTTTACACATTCCGCGCACAAGGTCAAATTTATCATCGAATTGACCAATTAGTGCCAAAGGATGATGGGCCCAAGCATCTACAACTGTACTTTTATGACACTGATGCAGATTTACAGCAAAGATTTCGTCATTCACCTAACCTTGATAAAGATCTCATCAGAAAATTGTTGGGCATACTCTCATCTAATCCTTATGTTCATATCTTTAGAAGTCTCGGCTCCATTCCAAACCTTTGCGAGTATAGGATTGAGCTCAACACAAATATTGCTTTAGACCAGAGAGTATATAATGCTCCGACAGCATCACAGGTGGCAGCAATTTGGGTCGAGGGAAGCGATCCTCGAGGTCATTTTGATAGAAGTATCATGATTTATGGTGTATCAGACCGTCCACAATATATAAAAGCATATCATGGTTGCTATGATCCACTATCATATCCGTTGTTTTTCCCAAACGGAGAGGTCGGATGGAACTTGGATCTGCCCAGATTAAGTCGACATGCTAGGAAAATAATAGACAATCAAGCAAATGATTTTGATATAGAAGGTAAGTTTCCATCATACATTAATTGGTTACATGCTCAAAGTTTTAGTTTCTAGAACTATTTAATAATCATATATTATTTTGGATTCTGTAGGAATGCTAGAGAATAGTTCTGGTTCTTGCATCTCACCAAGAGAATATTATTGTTTCAAGCTGCAAATTAGACCTGGGAAGTTTAACATCTTACTCTTTGGAAGGCGATTGACTCAACAATATATAGTTGATATGTACATTAAGATTGAATCAATAAGATTGGCATTCTTGTCAAAGCCATCAACTCAGGTTCTCATCAGAGCAGATTTGTATCAAGGATTGGTCGATAGCATTGTTGCCGGTGAAACACGTGGGTGCATGACAGGTAGGCGCATTGTGCTTCCCCCATCATTTATCGGAGGACCAAGAGATATGCGTCGAAGATATCTGGATGCAATGGCTTTGGTCCAACGGTTTGGGAAACCAGACATATTCCTTACAATGACTTGCAACCCACATTGGGAAGAGATAACTAGAGAACTAGCAGAAGGTCAATCACCACAAGACAGGCCGGACTTGGTAGCACGAGTCTTCAAGGCAAAATTGGAGGATTTAAAGGATCTTTTGTTTAAGAAGAAATTCTTTGGTGAAGTTGCTGCACATGTGCACGTAATTGAATTTCAGAAAAGAGGTCTACCACATGCACATTTTTTAATAATTCTGAAATCAAACTACAAGATAACTAATCCGGACCAATATGATGAGATAATATCAGCTGAAATTCCTGATAATGATAAATATCCTATGCTGCATGATTTAGTTATTAAGCACATGATGCACGGCCCATGTGGAGTTCTCAACATAAATAATCCTTGCATGAAAAATGGAAGTTGTCGGTATCATTATCCTCGACATTTCGCAGAGACTACACAACAAGGAGAGGACTCTTATCCAATTTATAGGCGCAGGAATGACGGCCGTCGAGTGCGCATCAGGGGTGCAGTTTTGGATAATAGATGGGTTGTCCCATACAATCCCTATTTACTTATTCGATACAATTGCCATATAAATATTGAAGTTTGCTCTAGCGTCAAGGCTGTGAAATGTTTATTCAAATACATCTACAAAGGTCATGATCGTGCCTCCATTGTCATCGAAGCCGCAGAAGATGATGCAGTTATTAATGAAATTCGTGAGTATAGAGATGCAAGGTTTATTTCACCTCCGGAAGCAATCTGGAGGATTTACTCTTTCAACCTTAGTGAGATGTATCCATCAGTTATACAGCTACAAGTCCATCTGCCAAATATGCACCTTGTTCACTATAAAGATTCAGAAAAATTAGAGGATGTGGTCTGCAAAGGATCGTCTTCGAGAACAATGCTAACTGAATACTTCAGAATGAACTCTATTGATAGTTATGCCAGGAATTTCTTATACAAGGAATTTCCAGAATTTTTTGTATGGAATAATAGTACCAAGAGCTGGAAACGTCGCAAACAGAGAATACAAGTAGGGAGACTTGTCGTTGCACACCCAGCTGAAGGAGAACGCTATTACTTGAGGATATTGCTAAATCATGTGAGAGGGGCTACATCTTTTGAGGATTTACGGACTGTCGATGGTTTTGTTTTTGCCACTTTTAGAGAGGCCGCAGAAAGAAGGGGTCTGATTGAGGCTGATTGTAGTATTTCTGATTGTCTGAGCGAGGCTGCGACATTTGCAATGCCTTCTGCCTTTAGAAGGCTTTTTGCTACAATATTGGTTTTCTGTGAGGTAAAAAATGTCCATGAATTATGGGAAAAGCATTTTGAGGCCATGGCTGATGATTTTCAGCAGGGCAGCGCAACTGATAAAGAATCTATAGAGCAGATGGTACTTAGAGATATTAGTGATATCCTATATTCAATGGGGAAGGACATCAGTTGCTTTGATCTTCCAGAAATGCTAGATGGCACTGAGTTGGCTGGCTCTAATTGTAGAGAAGTAATAGAAGAGATGTCTATTAATATTGATCCAGAGCATCTGGACCTTTATGCAACACTAAATTGTGAGCAAAGACTTGCCTTTGATGAGATAATGCATCACGTCCTACAGAAGAAGAGTAAGGTATTCTTTATTGATGGTCCAGGAGGTACAGGAAATACACATCTCTATAAAGCTTTACTCGCTAAAATGCGTTCCATGGGGCTAATAGCAATTGCAACTGCAACATCTGGAATTGCAGCGTCCATCATGCCGGGCGGTAGGACAGCACATTCAAGATTTAAAATACCAGTAAATATTCATGATGACAGTTTGTGCAGCTTCAGTAAACAGAGTGGGACTGCAGAGTTGCTTCCGAGAGCGTCCTTGATAATTTGGGACGAAGTAGCCATGACAAAACGTCAAGCTGTGGAGGCACTTGATAGATCCTTGCAAGATATTACTGGTGTTCTATCTCCATTTGGAGGAAAGGTCATAGTGTTAGGAGGAGATTTCAGACAAGTTCTCCCTGTAGTGAGGCAAGGCACAAGAGCACAAATTACAGATGCTACACTAAAGAAATCGTATCTTTGGCGGTGTATAAAACAAATAAAACTATGGCGTAATATGAGAGCACAATCTGATCCATGGTTCTCAGATTTTCTGTTAAGAATTGGTGATGGTACAGAAGAATCAATCGGCCAAGATTATGTGCGCCTACCAGATGAAATTGTTGTACCATACATAGATCCAAAACACTCTGTCAGTAAGTTAATTAATGATATCTTTCCTTCACTTGGCCAGAATGGAATATCACCATCTTATATTAGTACTCGCgccattctctccaccaagaatGAATATGTTGATGAACTAAACGAGAAGCTTATTGATCGGTTTCCTGGGGAAGAACAAATCTACTATAGTTTTGATTCAGCAGTGGATGATCCACATAACTACTACCCACCTGAATTTCTAAACTCACTCACACCTAATGGCCTGCCTCCACATGTCCTTCGACTGAAGATTAATTGTCCTGTGATTTTACTTCGCAATCTAGATCCTTTTAACGGATTGTGCAATGGAACAAGACTTATTATCAGAGCATTTCAAGAGAACGCTATTGATGCAGAAATAATTCGCGGGCAACATGCTGGGAAAAGAGTATTCCTTCCACGAATTCCTCTATATCCTTCAGAAGATGATGTACTCCCCTTCAAGTTTAAAAGCAAGCAATTTCCAATTCGACTCAGCTTTGCAATGACAATCAACAAAGCTCAAGGTCAAACTATTCCAAATGTTGGCATGTATCTTCCAGAGCCGGTGTTCTCTCATGGTCAACTCTATGTTGCTTTATCAAGAGGGATGTCAAGACAAACAACAAGAATACTTGCAAAGCCAAATAAGGAAATTGATCCATCGGGAAAAAGCACCAAAAATATCGTCTACAAAGATGTCTTGATGTAATTTACATACAGGTATTGGTGTATTAGTCATTGTTACTTCTAATACTGCAAGTTTCTTTATGTTTACAAGCATAAAAATTACACATGTGCATCCATGCTTGATTCCATGACATTAGAAACATGCAATCTTGTGCGTGTGAATGTAACTTAAGGTGCTACCTGCAAGCATAGAATTGTCTCTGTTCCTCTTGCATTTTTTTGTCCAAGTGCATCCTTGTGGTATAATATTTTTTTCCCTTACAAATGTAATTACTGGGCAGGTTTGCAAAGCACCAAGTCCATGCGGATGCCTATTCTAGAAGAATGTCAAGAGCTGATCATGTCTACAATGGTGCAGTAGCAAATGGTTTTTGAAGGAAATGTCTCTGAAAATTGGGGAATGTCAGCTGTCTAGGGAAATCTGTTTTGCAAAGAAGTTTAGCCTAATCAAAACTGAAACTTTTATGTTGCAATTTGTAAATATGTTGTTACACATTAGAGTATATTTTTTATGCTGTTCTGTAAAATCTGATAAGAAGGACAAAGCTTGAGCTTTGAAGTAGATGATATATgtacaagtaccaaacacaaagagCACATATTTTTCCtctgttttttctttttgtttgaaGACAAGTGTGTCAAACTATGAATTTCAGGaaactcaaaaaaaaaaatccttggGTGTTCCTACATTGATGGTTTGCTATGTTAAAGGCCAACCT
This window harbors:
- the LOC119353314 gene encoding thaumatin-like protein, which encodes MASSHLAAAASMVLFLAVFAASTNAATFNIKNNCPYTVWPAATPIGGGRQLNTGETWTLDVPANTPSGRVWGRTGCNFNGNSGSCQTADCGGALTCTLSGQPPLTLAESTIGNGQDFYDISVIDGFNVPLSFSCSNGPNLVCQADKCPDAYLFPTDDTKNHACNGNNNSYQVTFCP